From the Oryzias melastigma strain HK-1 linkage group LG13, ASM292280v2, whole genome shotgun sequence genome, the window tgttttttcattgttcgttttctttttcttacatgttcttgtagcatttttctcgtgATCAACGACATACAATTGAGGACAAAATTATTAACCCCTctatcaacatttatttttttcacaactgTCTCTCAAGTGctgttaaacttaaaaaatattttttaaaacatcttttaccAACATTCTGGCAGTATTTTAGATGCTTAGGTTATTTTACTTTGGATGCAGAAACAAAAGAATTTCACAAAAACGAACAATTATCAGGCCCAAAATTATTATCCCCTAGTAGTAATTGTGTGTCCTTTCCTCTGGAAACACGCCTGAAGTtgtttgttgtagtttttaacAGTCTGACACATCTCTGGAGGACTCCTAGTCCATTCTTCTTTAGAAAATCTCAAACGTTCCTCCAGTTTTGATGGCCCTCTGGCATGAACTTCGGTCTTCATTTGACCCCACACATTTACAGTGGGATTCAAGTCGGGGCTTTGTGCAGGCCAATCAATAATGTTCATTTTGGTCTTCTAAAGGTAGTTCTACATCAGGAGTGCTGTATGCTTTGGGCTgttgtcatgttggaagacaAAGTGACAACCAAGACCCAGTTTTCCTGCTGACTGCTTaaggtttttctttcaaaacctTCACATAACCATCTTTCTTCAAGATTCCTTCCACCTTGATGAGATTCCAGTTCTAGACACACTGAAGCATCCCTACAGCAAAATATTTCGACCAACATATTTCCCTGTGGGGATGGTGTTCTTTGGGTTGTATTCATCTCCTGTCTTTCTCCAAACATAAGCAACATTTCTATGGCTAAAGATAGATGGATAGTTGGATACATAGAAATGCTTTATTCATCCCTATCAAGACAAATGCAGTTGTCTGGTACCCATCACACAACATCAATCCAAAtcgaaagtaaaataaatacttaaaatgcCTCTGAAGATACTTTATAATAACTCTTAAAAACCCCTCATAAAGTCTGATTACTTATTATAAACTCTCATAGCGGCTGGGATAAAAGATCTCTCAGTTATGTAGTGCTGTGAGATAAACCTGTTGCTGTGATAATACACGTTATTGAGGAATGCCTGCATCCTGCTCTTCACTCTGTCCTCCACCAGGGACCCGGCAGAGTAAATCCCTTTGTCCAGTAAAGAAACATGGTTCTTGATCAATTTGTTCATCCGATTACCGTCACTGACAGTGATGTTGTTGTTCGAATAGACTACACCACAAAGAACAACACTGGCCACAATGGACTGACAAAAAAGTAACATCTCATTACAGATGTTGAATGACCTTAGccttttaaagaagaaaactcCACTCCAACCTTTCTTGTAAAAGGCTACAGTCTGCACACACCAGTCCAGTTTGTAGTCAAGGTTAACTCCAAGATATTAGAAGGATCGTACATAACCCCTAGgatcatccaaaaaaaaaaggataaaatctgGTGAGGTATTCCGGGTTTGTCCCATTTTGCGAAGACCctagggaagacccaggacacactggagagactacgcCTTTCAGCTGGCCTGGGATCGCCTCCGGGTcgcccagaggagctggaggaagtggcttgagagagggaagtctgggcatctttgcatGGCATGCTGCCTGGTCCCAGATGAGcagatgatgatggatggaaggacCACAGTAAAACTTATATAGAGAGCCAGGGGAAAAACCTTACTATCCaatatccaaaaacattttttagaaacagTAACAATGAGGGAATGTgggaactgcaagacaaaaattgaaaagaacCACAAAGTCAAGTATCAAGGTTAGTGTTGGGCACTAATCTTTAGAACCAGTGAAGCAATAAGctcaagaaaatatataaagagactttaattttatgaaaatgaaaggaattaaagatcaaaagatgtttgaaCAAATTCTAAATACATAGATGTGTGAGCTTGAACCTTGTGAACGTCTTCAGTCTCTGGGTTTTGAGAAGGACCTGGCATTGCCTGGCATCCCGTGATTGAGAACTAGAGTTTGGGGAAGAGCTTTGTGTTGTGCTCCTGCCAAGATGGAGCACTGAGTAAAAGGTAGGAGAgtattaaaaatgcatatttaggcttaaaaaaataagttaggTATTGGGGCATATTTGTTTGAGAAATTGGAATAAATATCAACTTTTTATGAGATATTATTCAAAATCTAAGTTGAAAGGGGCTCATAATAAATCTCTGACGACTCAGCATGCTAGCAGTATTTAAATGCATAATCTATGCACAAATCTGAAGACATGAAAGGAGTCTCACAACCTCCGTGCACTTGTAACTCTATtctgtgcataaatgtggttttgtctgtgtgtgtgcgcgtaGGAGCCATTTTGAATTCGTAGTTATTTTAAGCAGGTCTAATTTTTAAGTTGTGTGTGCGTTAGAGTgcacatgtgaatacacaattgcaattACACACTGTTATGGACAagatgtattgtatgagttataAATTAGGAATTACGCAGACATATATCCAAAGTTACATAAAAACAGGCAGACATGAGTTGCttatcaagaattatgcacacacaaatccagtgaGTCTTATTTCTCTCTATATATTTTACTATTACCTTTTACTGATtatgccctgcgacagactggcgacctgtccagggtgaaccccgctttcgcccatcagtagccgggttaggctccggcacccccgcgaccccgaaagggaagaaggggtcaagaagatggatggatggatggattttactGATTATAGAAGTGGTGTGTCGCCCTCTTGTGGTTACGTATAGAACACAAATTCCGAACAACAGCTCATGAACATGCTTTTGTACAAACACAGTTGTAATAGAACATCAGACTGAATAGTCAGTATGgctttaaagaagaagaagttgtaAATAGAGAAAAGATGTATAAAATGttaattcttttatttaaaaaaaggtcatttctTCTTTCAAAAAGTGAGCAGATTTTTGtataaactgaattattttataattcaaGTGGAGGAAGCTGAAGACAGgtttagatggaggaaactgatttactgtggcgacccctgaaaggaaaagctgaaaggaaaggaagaaactgaattattttatgGGAATTCCAAAGTATTaatttttcccacttttttttttttttgtgcaagacTTCAAAATCAAATGAACTTACATATGATATTCAGATTTCCTAATGATTCTTTATCAGCTGTATTCATTTGGAatttctgcagaggaaaccTGAAAAAATACTGGAATTCTACTTAACACAAGTACAAATTATCTGAATTTAATTTCATTCTTTGCGATTTATACATCTTACTTTTTAGAATAGAGCAAACACATGCCTTTTTCTCTCAATAACTGAGTTGCAAGTTTTTCAGAACCAGTCAACAACAAGATAGACTGTTTTGTCCAGTAGAGGGCAGCAAATGACTCCAACAATAAAGGCCACTGTGTTTTTAGAAATGAATTATGGTTTTCCATGCAGAGTAACAACTAAGCTTGAacaataaacacatttagagTATTCTGGAAATAGTCCAACTTCGATATTTCCAGAtttataaaaaactttatttgtttaacatttttttttcatttgcattccAATTGAAGTTTTCAGGGTAACCAACAAAGTGAATCTCACTGTCAAGTTTGCtcaatttaaagcaaatattctGCACTTTCCTCCCTGCAGTCCAGACTTGTGAACCCCTGAACACAACAGGCCTAGTCTCCCCAAAATCAATGAAATAATGTCAGAATGTCTAAAATAATTTGCTCTAAAGGTTGAAATACTGTTAGCTTTTCCGTACCCTTCTATCTCCCTGTGGGAAATGAAAAAGGGTTTCACCACTGAAACAGAGgttcacacagacacaaacaagcAGGCATTTTAACAGGTAATTTATTTTGTCAGGttttactaaataaatgaacatgtACATTTGGGGATTTGGAAGCTGGAATGCTTTGATCAAATCACAGAGGCAGGACTGAAAGactcataaaaaagaaataaaccaaaatccacttttactttgaagagaCAACACTTGTCATCACACTTGAGTGCAGTCCAAGATCTTAAAGATAAGTATTTCAATACCATCTTTGCATTTTATGATCCTAATCCAAAGGAACCAAAGCAAAagggaaaacatttgaacatttttcatttgactCTGATGTCTAGTTTGCTGGTATTTTTCTCAATCGCATGTCTATTCTTCCCTATGTTGCctttttatgattatatttCACGTCTATGATTTACATTGTACGCAGAGCAGGTAAGGCATTGTAACCAAAACATAAATGTGAGTCATGTGGAACAGAAATCTGCAAAGGAGGGTACCCATGCTCAGTGGGATCTAATACATTGTTTTTGGATAATGGAACCTGTTGGGGCTCAAGGGAGCAAAGCTCGTTTTTTCACCTTGATTTTGTCCTTCATTTAAccattttctgcttttcctttCTCTTAAAACTACAACTGCTGTCATACACATTTAGTCATCCCTattcactttttcctctttttgtgttcACAGTCTGTTAATAACTTAATGTGCCTACTGGTAATAAGAGAAATTATGCCAAATTTATTTCTAGCTTTATAATGTCAATGCTGtagatttttattatatttttaattttttctcagcattcttaaaatttattttgacttatccctcacttaaaaaaagtaaaaatttctGTCTTggggaattttgtttttacaaaactttcTCGTGTTTATAAGATTTTTGCTTGTTTCGTTCCTTATTTGTTATTCTCATCGCATTAAAGCATTTAGTAATTAACTATATCTGACTCTGAATGTCCTTTTCTAGATCCTTACTGCTTCTTTAGACTCTTCCACATACAAGTCCTGTGTGGTGAAATAACAGTTTGACTCACGTTTGAACACTTTGGAACTTCCAGTTTGCTTTTATTAATGAAAACTGGATCAACTGATATACTAGATCTCCTTACAGAACAAAACAGATGTGAgtgagtcattttatttaaccttaGTCTTGTGTTAGAGTCGGCAACAATCCGTGTAGTTttgaattgcattaaaaaaaatccctaaaaggCCCGGTGCCACAGGATATGTTTGGAttaaagttgacaaaaaaataccCTATATGTATTTTTGCATGTATATAAAGAAAGTATGTATGGGTCAAAACTGACATGTAATAAGAAAGAAGTTACtggaattaattatttaaaaatgaaaaaaatagataaagcAAATTCACTTCAGAGATGCGTTCTAAACCCATCAGTAAAAGTTTTTCTATTATTTGATTCTCTCtatgttattttttctgttaatattGAAATCTCGAGGCATTCCTATATTTTTAAAGGCCCAGAGAcccacagaaaaacaataaaaccaacCTGTCCATTGATATGGAATTCTAACAAGATAACCAAGAGAACTTGgatgatagttttttttgttttttgtctattttaaagATGATATAAGACACGGGTCGAAACCGATCTGTAAACACGGTGGATAGTAACAGAAAGCTAACCCAAGAGTACGGGTAAAAGATGCTTGACTGTCAAAAAACGCTTGTTTGGCAAAGGTTGATTGTGTGAGAGACAGGTGACCTGTCCATTCTGTCTTTGACATGATGGCTGGGATTTGCTTCAGTATATCATTGCTTGTTCCTCCCATCTTGATCTGGAGAGTATTTATGGTCAATGGGTGTTGTTGGTTCTGTGACAGCTCAATTGGCTCACTCTGTTCTGAGTGAAATCGATAGTTACAATTTGtcaatttgtaatttaaaatatagtttttcttGCTTGTCAGCTGCAGCAACAGAAAATACTTAAGCGACACAACAGGTTTGTGATATTACACAAAATGCAAGACAGGCACACATCTAAAGGTAACTAGCCGCTGACAGAACAGTGCtgatgtaaaattaaaaaaaaatgctgctcttaaaataaaaaaataagaacaattaTATTATTAAGACAGTccaattaaaatgaatgaaatgttcaCAATTATTTTCAACAACCTAAATTTGTACAACAATCAATAGGGCCAGTATTGTCTTTCTGGTatcttagatttttaaaataattttggctTTTGAATGGTCTTGCAACAGACAGGCAACCTTTCCAGGGAGTACCTTGCCTTCACCCAACACTTtttgggacaggctccagcaactctgcaaccccaaaagggattcagcatgTTGAGAAGATGGATGGCTTctgaatgctaaaaaaaaaaaaaaaacattgaaacttcAGCAGGTACACATAAGTGTTTTAAGTTTTCTCAGAGTTGTTCTTCACAGAGACATTCTGATTGTATAAAACCTGTCCATTTTTCAAGCCTATTGTAGGGTCACATagagaagaaaaatacatttacaccaAAGTGACACTTTAAAATCACCAATTAACCCATAAAACATGTGAACTGGAGTGCCTGGCATATTTAAACTCCAAACAGAAATTGTTGGGATTTAAACCATAGCCTTCATGAGGTAAGTAAATGAGAGTGCCAGCCACTACCCTATACCATGCAGCCCCactagtaaaaaaatatttttaagtatctGTAGTGTCAtcaaaaggtgtgttttgaatagTAGCTAtcataaacatttgtttcttaATTAGTATCTTAGTTTTCTACCATACATGCTCTAGATCATGTTTGCTATGTGTAGGGattaaaaatgactataaaaaacaaaaagcttttctgTAGCTTTAGAGAGTGGTGTATTGTGACTATACACATGAACCTCTCAATTATTTGTCAGTGATACACTTGGAAACTTGATGCGTCTTTATCTGTCTTAATTATCTGCTTTACATACCCAGGATGGCTGCTGCATCCTACCGTCTTCCCAGTGTATCTTCTTTCTCCAACATTCGAATCAGTGTCTCCCTTAGGCCTTGTTTACATTGTTTCTTGATACAACTGTTGGAAACCATTGTCACGTTTGGATATGAAGAACTTGTCAAGTTCTGCACAGGGCGCTGTTGTCACACTTCATAAAACAGTCAGCTAACATTGGGACCTTTTGTTGAAAATAATTGCTGTGGCACAGATATCTTCTGGAATGTGTTTTCTTACAAGTGGCGGAACTAAACTGTCTGTATGCTGACGCGTATCTAATAATTTTCATGAAGTCCACATTTTCTCTTTATCCTGTTGTTGTCAatctttagaaataaaaatgtatgtttgattttatttggaaattatGGAAgaaaatttgactaaataaaagaaaaaaaaaagaatctttattcttatttttcaatgtattaaaaaaaacttttttttctatttttattaagaaCTAAAACAGCAAAGAACTACAAACAGGCTAGACACTGACCTCATCTGCTCAGGAAAACTAAAAGAGGACCCACagttaaaagttgaaaagccACTCATccattttgtttatgttcttatGACGATATCACCAGTCGGTTTTGCTCTTCTTACTTTATCCACAAacgttaaagaaaaaaaggttgagGAGGTATTAAATCTTGATCAGTATAAACCGTTTATATTTGTTTGTGAGTAAATCTCAACAACAACACAAGGCACAAAGCTGAGAGGTCAGTAGGTGACCAGGTCGCTCATGTTGTGGGTGTGGTCAACTTTGTGAGATGCAATCTGTTTTTcgagatattttttaaattatttttgataaaatatggAAACCGGTTACTACTTTGCTGGAAAAACTTAAGCAAACAACgctctgtattttatttttactcccTTGATTACTTTATTGTGTGCTACCATGctgttgctttatttaatttttctgttttttgagatttgtgttttatttttttacttttttttagatgtttttttttttttttttaggatttcaacagtccatccattcattttccaaactgcTCAATCgcttttggggtcacagagtCTAACCTGGCCACTTCgggggtgaaggcaggatacaccctggacaggttgccagtctgttgcagggccacaatcacacacatacacacctaaGGACAATAGGGTAATCAAATAACTTATGAAACATGTTTCTGgagggtgggaggaagccggagtccccggagaaaacccacgcatgcacatgGAGAACaggcaaactccacacagaaaggtcccttGGGTGATTCTGATTCAGGTCCCCCAGCTTGAACCAGGGCACACAAAATGATTCACAGTAAAGTAAACATAAAATACAGCCAAAGTTTAAAAAGGAGTGAAAAGATAAGGACTCGACTGGCATTACTTAAACACCCTGCCCCACTCCAAGAGAACTAGTAATGATATTAGAAATttctgatgtttgttttaacaataatgAGTACTGGAGATGTTTTTGAGATGATTTAAGTAATTGATCATGTTTGTCTGGGGTATTTTGTGTACTTTATTGAAAGTCCCTGCCCATTTCTGCAGTTTCACATGCATCAACGTCAAGGCAAACTTCAATGATCAGAATAGGCATATGCTATTTATCAGAAAGCTCTGACTGCAACTCATTTTCTGCAtcaccacaaacaaaaataaacagtttatacTGGACAGTATGACCAATAATTCCCCAATATTTTGCTATGTAATATTTGTTGACAAAGTAGgaagaacaaaacagacaggTGATATCATGACAAGTACATAAACAAAAGGGACGTGTCTATGACAAGGACACATTGTggcttttcaacttttaattgCAGGTCATCTTATACTTTTCATTATCAGATTAGGTTCATGCCCAGCCTATTTGTGGTTCTTGCTTTAGTAATTCCTAAAagaattgggaaaaaaatcacagaaaaaatataaatgaaaaaaaccctctttttctaaaaaaatttaataaacaaaaacatttaaatgatcaCTCTTTTTGTACCGAAGGCAATATGTTTATAGGAAAGGATCGTTTTATGCATAGAACTTAATCCCcaacaaataaaagatttaGAGAGATATGGTttccaaaaaaacagtttatcgAATTTCTGGTTCTTGGTACAGGTAAATATCACACCCAAACCGCTTTGCATGATTTCCACCTAGAAGCCAAAGAGGATTTTGAAGCTGATATTGTTGTTAAAgtgcctaaaaataaaacagcctgTTACCAAACAAGAATCACTGGAGGTAAAATCGAGAGAGAGTGAAGAGCTTTTAAAGAATGAATCACCTGTAGATTGTGtgacaaatgtcttttttttatcaccaCAGGACATTATAGGAAAACCACCTGTGCTGTCTCTCCCCATGCATTTCTGCGAGACAATGGATGTACTTTTTTGAGTGGAGACAGTTGTTGCCCACAGCTGTGTGGAATATTTGGTTTGCATCTCCAGGTAGACAATAAAGGAGAAGCCTGACATTCAGGAAAAATCAACAAAGGGTTTTCTTGCTTGTGGCCATTAAGATATCCTCTGAAAGCTTTGAAGATGTTCAGTTTCGACAGAAAGTCAAACTTTTAGCAGTTttccattttattgtttaaatattttgtactttttactgTTTAGGGATGTATGTCCAAATTGGTTTAAAATCCAGATAGGCTGATTGgttctttaataataaaaaaaaacctctgtttgATGGGAATAAATTAGAACAACTGAATTTGTTTAGATTTATTCCATTATACTCAATGAAAAATGGTTCAGTATTCTTAACATTTACTCAACCAGTAACATTGTCTCAAATTGCTCCTTAGAAATTGCCTTTTTAATGGTAGGAAACTTGAAACAACAGTTAACTTAATCTTTGACACATGAATCTGCTGGGTGAGGATCAGACAAAAAACGAAAACTGTGCCAGAAGCGGTTGCTGTCTGCATGACAACCCACGGAACAAcatgtgagtgtgtttgtgtgtgaagggAGGGCTTGAGAGTCATATTGATATGGTTTTAGGTGCACTGTGAGCTATAAAAGCTTGAACTCTAAACTGTGTTTGTTACAAACCCACACACTCAGGTGCCATCAAGGTAAGACTCACATTAATCCATTGACTGcatacaatatttaattatgcATTagaatgaaacacatttttgcctgtggaatacattttttacacacacacacacacacacatatatatatatatatatatatatacacatttttatatttatacatgtatatatattttatatatgtatgtgtatatatatatatatatatgtatatatattttatatatatacatgtatatataaaatatataaacatgtatatataaaataNNNNNNNNNNNNNNNNNNNNNNNNNNNatatatatatatatatatatatatatatatatatatatatatatatatatatacttttttgactgttatcttttttttgctactaTATGCATTAATTGGAATTCTGGCTAAAACCCTACATCTTACTACCATCAGCAACCAACAAGATCCGACATCATCCGAGCAGCATGGCTATCTCCATTTGTGTCCTCCTGCTGGCTGTACTGCTGCAGCCCGCTCTGTCTCTCTACAACTGCTCGGCTCTTTATGAAAGAAACCCAAGTAGGTCTTATAAATTTGGAAGACCAGAACTGTTGTAATTCCAGTTGAATTTAGTtgtctctgtaaaatgtttaaccCTGCTGACCTGGCGTGCTGaaccatctttttttatttcccagcTAACTCAGACATGGTGGTTAAATGTGGTCCCAGCATCATAACCCTGGAGATTAACCTGTGCACAGCTCAGTGGGCAGGTTTTAACAACACCAACCTGGCTCTCAATGGAAACCACAACAACACACAATGCATGGGCACTGTTGATACCAGTGTGGACCCTCCTATCGTCCGTTACCAGCTTCCTGTTAACGACACTCAAACGAATCCCTGTCGACAGTCTCTGCAGGTCAGAAGGAAtctatttgaaataaataccATGCACAGAAtgttgcatgtggaaccttcTTTTGCTTGACAACTATTTACTATGTGTGTGCATTTCTATTCTGTTTAGATTGTGGATGAAAAGCCAGACTCCTCTGGTCCGTTCAGTAGCTTCTCATCTATCCAATCAGTCATCATAACAGGATATATTGATACACCTAGAGCTGCCCAGGGGATTATCAGCTATGCTACAGACCTGTATTATCACTTCTCCTGTCGCTATCCACTAGAATATCTGATCAACAACACAGAGATAGTTGCGTAAGTAGAAAACAGTTGTTACTTTTCTTTTGAGGTTCATCTTTTgggaaaatgaaacaatttctttgtcttttgcaTATAaatactttccttttttaaggtCTTCGGTCTCAGTGGCGACCAGTGAGAATAATGGCACCTTCATTGACTCCCTTAAAAtggctgtttttaatgtaaggaCAGCTGACATTCAGTTCAGTTACATCCATATCACAACATCTGCTTTAATCCATTTCCTCTCTTTTTGAATTCATTGCACAGGACTCTGATTATACTTATCCATTAGTCCAACCGTCAACAGGGCTGATGCTGCGAAAAAAAGTCTATGTGGAGGTCAAGGCTGTCAACCTAACAGGAAAGTAAGGAAACCTTACAAGGCTCAGTCAATATGTCTTCCAAGTTGCATTAAAACcaagacagaaaaaggaaatacatgaatatgctaaaacattttttaactctcctcttttcagtttcaacttGCTTCTGGATCACTGTTTCGCAACACCGAGTGCTTACAACATGTCTCAGGCTGAGCAGTACAACTTTTTCATGGGGTGAGAAAGGGaacattggagaaaaaaaatcagttaatgTTTGTCacttaacatttttcaaacgcATCTTCAATCTTGGTTGCTACTAGCTGTCAGGTGGAACAAAGGACGAGTGTGACGGCCAATGGCGTTTCCAGTTCTGGCCGATTCAATTTCGAGGCCTTCCGCTTTGTTCAGCACCGGGACCTGGCAAAGTCCACCATCTACCTGCACTGCATACTGAGACTCTGTGAGCCAAGCAAATGCAAGGATCTGCTGTCCGTAAGTCAAAAATTGTCTAAAGAGCCCAACTTGTCATGAGAAAAAGATTTACGGATGTTGTTTGAGCAGAGATTTCAATGATATAGTTTAAGACATCATTGTTTCTGTTAAATCTTGCAAGAACAACATAGAGagcaaatttacataaaataagttacatttttaatttgacatgtcaaagtctttaaaacaacaaaaatcacttCTCAGATGTCTGGAGGCCTCTTGCATTACTCACTGCCATGATGTTCTAGACTAGAGCATGGTTGGGCAAACTACAT encodes:
- the LOC112149003 gene encoding zona pellucida-like domain-containing protein 1, with the translated sequence MAISICVLLLAVLLQPALSLYNCSALYERNPTNSDMVVKCGPSIITLEINLCTAQWAGFNNTNLALNGNHNNTQCMGTVDTSVDPPIVRYQLPVNDTQTNPCRQSLQIVDEKPDSSGPFSSFSSIQSVIITGYIDTPRAAQGIISYATDLYYHFSCRYPLEYLINNTEIVASSVSVATSENNGTFIDSLKMAVFNDSDYTYPLVQPSTGLMLRKKVYVEVKAVNLTGNFNLLLDHCFATPSAYNMSQAEQYNFFMGCQVEQRTSVTANGVSSSGRFNFEAFRFVQHRDLAKSTIYLHCILRLCEPSKCKDLLSTCNKRRKRSVSPFGEESRDSATVTVGPLYTAQEETASPAQLANNVAPEEENANTTGLVVGVVFGSAAAVMLVLGGWFALKKFYLI